The window AGGAGCAAAGAGAAGGATAACACCACCATCTTCAACAGAACCAAAACCATCTTGGATTGCCTTTGGATTACCAGTCGTTAGAATGACAATGTCAGCCTTTTGTCCAACTTCTCTACCCAAAATTGTTGGCATTTCACTTGAATCCACTGTAACAAAATCTGCACCAAACTTTCTTGCCCATTGTAACCGCTGATTTATCAGGTCAACTGCAATGATTGCATCCGCACCGTTCGCCTTTGCTAAAGCAATATGCAACACTCCCGAAATACCACTACCAATAACGGCCACAACATCCCCTCTTCTCACGTTTGCTCGACGCTGTCCTCTGATGACACAAGCCAACGGTTCTGTAAAGGAAGCTTCCTCGTAGGAGATCTTACTTGGTATTTTGTAGACACCCAATCGCGTGTTCATCTCAGGTAGCCGAACGTATTGTGAAAAACCGCCCGGTTCAAAGGTGGTTGATCTCAACGTTTTACACATCGTTTCATTGCCCCTCAGACAGAAGCGACATTCAAGGCAGGGGACGTGATGGGATGCGACTACTCGATCACCAACTTTAACACTGTCAACAGCTTCTCCGACTTCAACAATCTCTCCCGCGATCTCGTGACCAAGGACGAGCGGGACTTTATCTTTCCGATACCACTCCATAAGGTCACTCCCACATATACCGCTAGCATAGATTTTAACCAGACTCTCTCCGTATCCTATCTTTGGGCGGGAACGTTCTTCTATACGAATAGCGTTGTTACTATAGTAGGTTGCAACTTTCACTATTTCAAATGGCTTTGATATTGCTTATAAGCATCGTTTGGATCTAATCCATCCACGACTACGGAACGAACTGCCTGTATCATGTCGATGGGTGATTTTGCTTGGAAGATGTTACGCCCCATGTCCACTCCATCGGCACCGTCACTGATAGCACTGTCGGCTAACTTCAACGCGTCCATCTCGGGAATCTTTTTCCCTCCAGCAATTACGACCGGGACAGGACATACATTCACAAGCTT is drawn from Candidatus Neomarinimicrobiota bacterium and contains these coding sequences:
- a CDS encoding alcohol dehydrogenase catalytic domain-containing protein, yielding MKVATYYSNNAIRIEERSRPKIGYGESLVKIYASGICGSDLMEWYRKDKVPLVLGHEIAGEIVEVGEAVDSVKVGDRVVASHHVPCLECRFCLRGNETMCKTLRSTTFEPGGFSQYVRLPEMNTRLGVYKIPSKISYEEASFTEPLACVIRGQRRANVRRGDVVAVIGSGISGVLHIALAKANGADAIIAVDLINQRLQWARKFGADFVTVDSSEMPTILGREVGQKADIVILTTGNPKAIQDGFGSVEDGGVILLFAPAHPGTTFSLNINEVFFKRDVTITTTYAGSPDDHREALALISSRAIPVSEMITHRIGLDEIQLGFNLVEDGSDSLKVIVEPNGN